From a single Lytechinus pictus isolate F3 Inbred unplaced genomic scaffold, Lp3.0 scaffold_19, whole genome shotgun sequence genomic region:
- the LOC129261043 gene encoding uncharacterized protein LOC129261043 isoform X2 has protein sequence MTSPFQRWNFPTVVQYLQKTVERLGHAPCGECGICRVIPVSHPGHQHERVEYDDAEETIEKGGVSVAGFEVTSSRIDATCDETTSSNTTLHLGETFFSCSIPSFRLSCDTSMSTTEEKISSRLSNSSLYQRNFYQIDSSSTKYQEDFPRETHKDEYTPPIYTSDDIDHQEISKHNLHNLKSFREGILVVANSNRAECGMCVKGNLLEEGGRNKVNGLSSCAVTTDNGEDEFATHNLEECQQDVLANINKDNGRSKDTFHPVASREIGLEPNAVGINDSSTIQECEEFMNKWLEENSLDRWSYRESIENSSISLRGSPNLDTNALKVEDCCSTEAREDDKGSSFHKVDPSRTCMSQEFLDDLPFSEALDQFLQDIEHEQPQSRGRGSSSSQHLAHTEGLFSGTINSHKGTTTALKNKRSSEAGRTEGRQNEITETGGNATAQTSGLVKDQTDTDVCYAKDSEIIENPVQDIKCNTNEGNTKEEQRESQSIKDDNEDFNKRNRNHGTDCFCDDGTVLSDSSKQKQQPSPKKSRRRKLDECVCESSAALHSSLQSEQSSCDYSQSPLLFSQSQSPILLPMRPKFLPSQQPRSLNIHGLCTDDTENLVPIHHSTTPHLRNSFHHSRKKLNNPSDGNQQGTATDDSSNDQQIPDQGTPCLFSQIADDPIISSRPSPIPTTGNFLKVFHSRQKATPLRQLFLQRARSWKMSSTPMMSKKTTARESSFESPLSSGTPNLFSPETSLENTSNLGQFNRSKEREESISNSFECTPDLF, from the coding sequence ATGACCTCCCCTTTTCAACGATGGAACTTTCCAACTGTTGTGCAGTATCTACAAAAGACTGTCGAGAGGTTAGGGCATGCTCCATGTGGAGAGTGTGGTATCTGTCGTGTAATACCGGTATCTCATCCTGGGCACCAACATGAAAGAGTGGAATATGATGATGCTGAAGAAACCATTGAAAAGGGAGGGGTCAGTGTAGCGGGTTTTGAAGTTACCAGCTCACGAATAGATGCAACATGCGATGAAACCACAAGTAGCAACACAACCTTACATTTAGGGGAAACTTTCTTTAGCTGTAGTATCCCGAGTTTTAGGCTAAGCTGTGATACGAGCATGTCCACCACAGAGGAGAAAATTAGTAGTAGACTGTCAAATAGTTCTCTTTATCAGAGAAACTTTTATCAGATTGATAGTAGTAGCACTAAATATCAAGAAGATTTCCCAAGGGAAACACATAAAGATGAATATACACCGCCAATATACACAAGTGATGACATCGACCATCAAGAAATTAGTAAACATAACTTGCATAATTTGAAGTCATTTAGAGAAGGTATTCTAGTTGTTGCAAATTCAAATCGGGCAGAGTGTGGCATGTGCGTCAAAGGCAATCTTCTGGAAGAAGGTGGTAGAAATAAGGTCAATGGTTTGAGTAGTTGTGCAGTCACTACAGATAATGGTGAGGATGAGTTTGCCACACACAATCTTGAAGAATGTCAGCAGGATGTCCTTGCAAATATCAATAAAGACAATGGTAGAAGCAAGGATACATTCCATCCAGTTGCTTCACGAGAGATAGGACTTGAGCCGAATGCTGTAGGAATCAACGATTCATCTACCATTCAAGAATGTGAAGAGTTCATGAACAAGTGGCTAGAGGAAAATAGTCTTGATAGATGGTCGTACAGGGAATCCATTGAGAATTCTAGTATAAGTCTGAGAGGATCACCTAACTTGGACACCAATGCTCTCAAAGTAGAAGACTGTTGCAGTACAGAGGCCAGAGAGGATGATAAAGGCAGTAGCTTTCATAAGGTAGACCCTTCTAGGACGTGTATGAGCCAAGAATTTCTAGATGATCTGCCCTTCTCAGAAGCCCTGGATCAGTTCTTGCAAGACATAGAGCACGAACAACCACAGTCAAGGGGAAGGGGTTCCAGTAGTAGCCAACACCTAGCTCACACAGAAGGCTTATTCAGTGGCACCATTAACAGTCATAAGGGGACTACTACAGCCCTAAAGAATAAGAGATCAAGTGAAGCAGGAAGAACAGAAGGAAGACAAAATGAGATAACAGAAACAGGGGGAAATGCTACAGCCCAAACAAGTGGCTTGGTCAAAGACCAGACTGATACTGATGTATGTTATGCAAAAGATTCTGAAATTATAGAAAATCCAGTGCAAGATATCAAGTGCAATACAAATGAAGGAAATACAAAGGAAGAGCAAAGAGAGTCACAGTCGATTAAAGACGATAATGAAGATTTCAACAAAAGGAATAGGAATCATGGGACTGACTGTTTTTGTGATGATGGCACTGTTCTTTCAGATTCTTCCAAGCAAAAGCAACAACCATCACCTAAGAAATCCAGAAGAAGGAAGCTTGATGAATGTGTTTGTGAAAGTAGTGCAGCTTTACATTCCTCCTTGCAAAGTGAACAATCATCTTGTGATTACAGCCAAAGTCCACTTCTCTTCTCCCAATCACAATCCCCCATCTTACTGCCAATGCGACCAAAGTTCCTTCCATCTCAGCAGCCTAGATCTCTAAATATTCATGGACTATGTACTGATGATACTGAGAACCTGGTGCCCATCCACCACAGCACTACCCCTCACTTAAGAAACAGCTTTCATCATAGCAGAAAGAAACTGAACAATCCGAGTGATGGAAACCAACAGGGGACTGCTACAGATGACTCCTCTAACGATCAGCAAATACCAGATCAAGGCACTCCATGTCTTTTCTCTCAGATTGCGGACGATCCGATTATTTCGTCTCGGCCCTCTCCGATCCCAACCACTGGAAACTTTCTGAAAGTGTTCCACAGCAGACAAAAAGCCACACCCCTTCGACAACTCTTCCTGCAGAGAGCACGCTCCTGGAAAATGTCCAGCACACCCATGATGAGTAAGAAGACCACTGCCAGAGAGAGTTCTTTTGAAAGCCCTTTGTCATCTGGTACCCCAAACCTCTTCTCGCCCGAAACAAGTCTTGAAAACACATCTAATCTTGGTCAATTTAATCGGTCAAAAGAGAGGGAAGAATCTATTTCCAATAGTTTTGAGTGCACACCTGATCTTTTTTAG